The sequence CTGATGAAGAAGGCCTTGAGAAGGTGTTGAATGAGGAGAAAATCTCATTATACTGTGGAACAGATCCCACTGCGGATAGCCTGCACATCGGGCACATTGTTCCGTTTTTGACACTTCGTCGTTTCCAAAAACACGGTCACCGTCCCATTGTCCTCGTTGGTGGGGCAACAGGAATGATCGGTGATCCGTCTTTCAAAGCGGATGAGCGCGAACTGCTTTCTGATAAGCAAATCGAAAACAATGTTGCAGGCATTCGTAAACAATTGGAGAGTATTTTTGATTTTGGTACTGAAAACGGGGCAGTGCTAGTCGATAATAAGGACTGGTTCGGTGAAATGTCTGCAATCAGCTTCCTTCGCGATTACGGAAAACTACTAAGTGTGAATTATATGCTTGCAAAAGAAAACGTGGCATCCCGCTTGGAAACGGGTATTTCTTTTACAGAGTTTACGTATATGCTCATTCAGGGCGCGGACTTTAAGCATTTATATGATAAGTATAACTGCCGTCTGCAAATCGGCGGGTCTGATCAGTGGGGGAACATTACAACAGGTCTTGAAATCATCCGGAAAACACATCATGAAGAGGCGAAAGCATTTGGGATTACAATGCCTCTCATAACGAAGGCGGATGGCACGAAATTCGGCAAAACTGCCGGTGGATCTGTTTGGCTTGATCCGAAGAAAACATCACCTTACGAGTTCTATCAATTCTGGATTAATACGGCTGATTCAGAAGTCGTTAAATATCTGAAAATCTTTACATTTATGAGCCGACCTGAAATCGAGTCATTGCAAGAGTCTGTCGAGAAAGAACCACATCTTCGAAAAGCGCAACAGGCATTGGGTGAAGAAATGACGCGCCTCATACATGGACAAGAAGCGCTCGATCAGGCAATCCGTATATCTAAAGCATTGTTCAGCGGTGATTTAAAAGCTTTGACTGCAGAAGAAATGAAAGACGCATTCAAAGACGTCCCGACATTTGAAATGGACAAAGCCGTCAAGAATATCGTCGACTTTATCGTAGAAGCAGGGGTCTCTCCTTCCAAGCGTCAAGCGCGTGAAGACGTAACGAATGGTGCGATTTCACTGAACGGTGAAAAAGTGACAGACACAGCTTACGAAGTCACTTCGACTGATCGGCTAGATGACTCGTTCACCATCGTCCGCAGAGGTAAGAAAAATTATAAAATGGTGAAATTTAACTGATCATAGAAAAAGGCCAATCCTGTTGCGGGATTGGTCTTCTTCTTTATATTGTATAGATTGTGCCAGAATGTTTTGGCGATCGGCTCAATCTGTTGTGGCGCCCGTAAAATCGTCTTGTGCGCCCGTAAAGTCCGTAGTGGCGCTCGTAAAATCGTGATGCGCGCTCGTAAAGTGTGTAACTGCGCTCGTAAAATCGAAATGCGCGCTCGTAAAGTGTGTAACTGCGCTCGTAAAATCGAAATGCGCGCTCGTAAAGTGTGTAGCTGCGCTCGTAAAATCGTGATGCGCGCCCGTAAAGTCCACAACGGTCCACCAATCGCTCAACATGGCCCCAGAACCGCTCAACATCCCGAAAATCCGCTCAACATGGCCTTGGAACCGCTCAACATGCTGAAAAACCGCTCAAGTTGGCCCCAGAACCGCTCAACATCCCGAAAATCCGCTCAACATGACCCCAGAACCGCTCAACATCCCCGAAAACCGCTCAACATGGCCTCAAAACCGCTCAACCTCAAGGCTCAACCGCTCAACTAGCAGAAAGTCATGCTTTCTTCAATGCTTTTTTCCTTGTAATTGGTTTCTTTTTGGCTGTCTTATTCAATGAGGCTTGCAATGCGGCCATCAAATCTGTTGTGTTGGATGGGGAGATAGGCTGTTTTCCTATAGCGCCTGTCACGGCTGCATTGCCAGATTTTTTTTCTTCAATTAATTCCATCAATGCCGTCCGATACTCATCTGTATACTTTCCGGGTTCAAAAATGGTTGTCAATTGCTCCACTAGCATTAAGGCAGTATCGAGTTCCTTTTTCACTACTGATTCTTCACTAGGAATATTAGGTACGTCCTGAACATTACGTACTTCATCCGGAAAATGAATAATTTCCATTAATAATGCCTCTTTATAAACTCTCACAACCGCTAATTGCTCCTTTGATCGGATAATAATTTTTGCCACGCCGATCTTCCCGGATTCCTGCAATGCTTTTCGCAATAGAGCATACGCCTTTCCGCCATTCGAATCAGGTGCCATGAAATAGCTTCTTTCAAAATAAATGGGATCGATTTCCTCCAATTTCACAAAGTCGATAATTTCAACAGCTTTATCTTCATTTTCTTTTTTTAACTTTTCCAGTTCTTCCTCATCGAGAACGACAAACTTGTTCTTCGTGTATTCATAAGCTTTGACAATATCCTCGCTATGAACTTCCTTTTCACAAATAGGGCACACCTTCTGATAGCTGATTGGAGAGTTGCATTCCTTATGAAGCTGTCGCAGTTTGACATCGTTATTTTCAGTGGCGGCATGAAGTTTGATTGGTATATTGACAAGACCGAAACTGATGCTTCCTTTCCAGATTGTATGCATTGTTAACACCCGCTTTTTTTCTTAGTATGTAAAGATCATTCATTCTTATGTATACGAAATTGTTAACGTCAAACACTATAGAAAAAACGTTGGAGCGAAAAAGAATGAAACCTATGCTACTAAATGATGCAGAAGAAATACCGCTAGGAGACGAATGGGTTTACGAAACGAAATATGATGGTTTCCGCTGCATTTTGGAATGGAATGAAAATGGTATCAAGCTATTAAGTCGCAACGAAAAGCAACTCAATCTACTGTTCCCTGAAATCATTAGATATTGCGAAAAAATCCATGAGAACGTCAAGGCATTCTTACCAATCTGCCTTGACGGGGA is a genomic window of Sporosarcina oncorhynchi containing:
- the tyrS gene encoding tyrosine--tRNA ligase, with the protein product MKNELLDDLKWRGLLYQLTDEEGLEKVLNEEKISLYCGTDPTADSLHIGHIVPFLTLRRFQKHGHRPIVLVGGATGMIGDPSFKADERELLSDKQIENNVAGIRKQLESIFDFGTENGAVLVDNKDWFGEMSAISFLRDYGKLLSVNYMLAKENVASRLETGISFTEFTYMLIQGADFKHLYDKYNCRLQIGGSDQWGNITTGLEIIRKTHHEEAKAFGITMPLITKADGTKFGKTAGGSVWLDPKKTSPYEFYQFWINTADSEVVKYLKIFTFMSRPEIESLQESVEKEPHLRKAQQALGEEMTRLIHGQEALDQAIRISKALFSGDLKALTAEEMKDAFKDVPTFEMDKAVKNIVDFIVEAGVSPSKRQAREDVTNGAISLNGEKVTDTAYEVTSTDRLDDSFTIVRRGKKNYKMVKFN
- a CDS encoding Ku protein, coding for MHTIWKGSISFGLVNIPIKLHAATENNDVKLRQLHKECNSPISYQKVCPICEKEVHSEDIVKAYEYTKNKFVVLDEEELEKLKKENEDKAVEIIDFVKLEEIDPIYFERSYFMAPDSNGGKAYALLRKALQESGKIGVAKIIIRSKEQLAVVRVYKEALLMEIIHFPDEVRNVQDVPNIPSEESVVKKELDTALMLVEQLTTIFEPGKYTDEYRTALMELIEEKKSGNAAVTGAIGKQPISPSNTTDLMAALQASLNKTAKKKPITRKKALKKA